A window of Rufibacter sp. LB8 contains these coding sequences:
- a CDS encoding (2Fe-2S)-binding protein: MQEENPRGSAHGHRPTLPEHKPVTLRVNGTAHQLSLAPWTSLLDALRENLHLTGTKKGCDHGQCGACTVLVDGKRINSCLTLAIMQENTDITTVEGLATNGQLHPVQQGFIDHDAFQCGYCTPGQICSVVGLVNEGKAKSIDDIKDLMSGNICRCGAYVNILKVAQEALERAKTT, from the coding sequence ATGCAAGAAGAAAATCCCCGAGGAAGCGCCCACGGCCACCGGCCCACGCTTCCGGAACACAAACCTGTCACGCTCAGGGTCAACGGTACGGCCCATCAACTTTCACTCGCGCCCTGGACCTCGTTGCTAGACGCTCTTCGGGAAAACCTGCACCTCACCGGCACCAAAAAAGGCTGCGACCACGGCCAATGCGGCGCCTGCACGGTGCTGGTAGACGGCAAGCGCATCAATTCCTGCCTCACGCTGGCAATTATGCAGGAAAACACCGACATCACCACCGTAGAAGGCTTGGCCACCAACGGCCAGTTGCACCCCGTGCAGCAAGGTTTTATTGACCATGACGCGTTCCAGTGCGGCTACTGTACCCCCGGCCAAATCTGTTCAGTGGTTGGGTTGGTGAACGAAGGCAAAGCGAAATCCATAGACGATATCAAAGACCTGATGAGCGGGAACATTTGCCGCTGCGGTGCTTATGTGAACATTCTCAAAGTGGCGCAGGAAGCGCTGGAAAGGGCCAAAACTACATGA
- a CDS encoding NTP transferase domain-containing protein — MPKNLHFPNMTETGILILAAGASFRLGQPKQNLVYQGQTLLERTIETATQATLGPIVVVLGANSQQIQSDLTLAGVTVTHNPHWEMGMASSLKVGLSLLLEQHLTVSQVLILLCDQPLITPQLLREMVQNAAATPKPIIACAYRDTVGVPVLFKQSFFIHLKTLTGQEGAKKLLKQFPDQVLALPFEPAAVDIDTLADYQALQNN, encoded by the coding sequence ATGCCAAAGAACCTGCACTTCCCCAACATGACTGAAACCGGTATTTTGATTCTGGCAGCGGGGGCCTCGTTCAGGCTGGGCCAACCCAAACAAAACCTGGTCTACCAGGGCCAGACGCTGTTGGAACGAACCATTGAAACGGCAACACAAGCTACTCTTGGCCCAATAGTAGTGGTTTTAGGCGCAAATTCCCAGCAGATTCAATCTGACCTCACCCTTGCCGGCGTAACCGTCACCCATAACCCTCACTGGGAAATGGGCATGGCTTCTTCGCTTAAGGTTGGCTTGTCACTACTTCTGGAGCAACATTTAACGGTAAGCCAAGTGCTTATTTTGCTCTGCGACCAACCTTTGATAACCCCCCAACTTCTGCGCGAAATGGTGCAGAACGCGGCGGCAACCCCAAAACCCATCATTGCCTGTGCATACCGTGATACCGTGGGCGTGCCCGTGCTCTTCAAACAATCATTTTTCATTCACCTGAAAACCCTCACTGGTCAGGAAGGTGCGAAAAAGCTGTTGAAGCAATTTCCTGACCAGGTGCTGGCCCTTCCGTTTGAACCCGCCGCCGTGGACATTGACACCCTAGCCGATTACCAGGCCTTGCAAAACAATTGA
- a CDS encoding XdhC family protein, translating into MKEIQDILVAFSQHQRDKKQTALATVVHVEGSSYRQPGARMLVSEDGQLTGAISGGCLEGDALRKARLAMTQGQNLLVTYDTTDDDDAKLGVGLGCNGIIHILIEPILETNPVNPIQLLKQAVAHRQTAVLLTLFNWQDRKLPQPGTCLLATAQEILTAGLPAAIEPYAQLKAQQALASGKSSMQQFEGLSGFVEVLQPAISLVICGAGNDVLPLVHMANVLGWPTTVVDGRANYATHARFPSASHVLVAKPEQVLEQVPLDNRTAVLLMTHNYNYDLAMLRELLPLEIPYIGVLGPKKKLDRLLTELQETGLEITQEMQQKLFGPTGLELGAETSEEIALSVLAEIKAVLAQAKGGFLREKNAPIHAKEPALPQHD; encoded by the coding sequence ATGAAAGAAATTCAGGATATTTTAGTGGCGTTCTCCCAGCACCAACGGGACAAGAAACAGACCGCGCTGGCCACTGTGGTACACGTGGAAGGCTCCTCGTACCGCCAACCCGGCGCCCGCATGCTGGTCTCAGAAGACGGCCAGCTGACCGGGGCCATCAGCGGCGGCTGTCTGGAAGGCGATGCCCTGCGCAAAGCCCGCCTCGCCATGACCCAAGGCCAAAACCTGCTGGTCACCTACGACACCACTGATGATGACGACGCCAAACTAGGCGTGGGCCTGGGCTGCAACGGCATCATCCATATCTTGATTGAACCCATTCTGGAGACAAACCCCGTCAACCCCATCCAACTCCTTAAGCAAGCAGTTGCCCATCGGCAGACGGCCGTGTTGCTCACGCTCTTCAACTGGCAAGACCGAAAACTTCCGCAGCCCGGCACCTGTCTGTTGGCCACGGCTCAAGAAATTCTAACGGCTGGTCTACCGGCTGCCATAGAACCGTACGCCCAGCTAAAAGCGCAGCAAGCGTTGGCCTCTGGGAAATCAAGCATGCAGCAATTTGAGGGGCTTTCTGGGTTTGTAGAGGTGCTGCAGCCTGCCATTTCTCTGGTGATTTGCGGCGCGGGGAACGATGTATTGCCCTTGGTACACATGGCCAACGTGCTGGGCTGGCCCACCACTGTGGTAGATGGCCGCGCTAATTACGCCACCCATGCCCGGTTCCCCAGCGCCAGTCATGTGCTGGTGGCCAAGCCCGAGCAGGTGTTGGAACAAGTGCCCCTGGACAACCGAACCGCCGTGCTGCTCATGACGCATAATTACAACTATGACCTGGCCATGCTTAGGGAGTTGCTACCTTTAGAAATACCTTATATTGGCGTGTTGGGGCCCAAGAAGAAGCTAGACCGCTTGCTAACAGAACTGCAGGAAACCGGCCTGGAAATCACGCAGGAGATGCAACAGAAACTGTTCGGGCCTACGGGGTTGGAGCTGGGCGCTGAGACCTCAGAAGAAATTGCCCTGTCTGTGCTGGCCGAAATAAAAGCAGTGTTGGCCCAGGCCAAAGGCGGATTCCTGCGGGAGAAAAATGCACCCATCCATGCCAAAGAACCTGCACTTCCCCAACATGACTGA
- a CDS encoding adenylyl-sulfate kinase: MNHTFPFESKISLDQRKAQLQQEPLLVWFTGLSGSGKTTLAVRLAHYLFSQVGTNFRRK, translated from the coding sequence ATGAACCACACGTTCCCCTTTGAGTCGAAGATCAGCCTGGACCAGCGCAAAGCCCAGCTGCAGCAGGAACCGTTGTTGGTGTGGTTCACGGGCTTGTCGGGCTCAGGCAAAACCACGCTGGCGGTGCGGCTGGCGCATTACCTTTTCAGCCAGGTTGGTACTAACTTCCGGAGAAAATAA
- a CDS encoding oxygenase MpaB family protein yields MEYFVEKDSIVRQIWGKGDTILFIFAGSSAEFALNKAVDWLYFTGRLPADPLGRLFSTVAYARQIVFSTTEKANKAIDAMAHIHAAVEAKRGAAIPDWAYRDVLFMLIDYSIRAYEVLERTLTEQEKAEVFEVFYRVGHRMGVQGLPLTYPAWCTMREEHLAQDLARSKYTADLFRQYKKHLGTLRYKLLLEAQVLVVPDLVKKLLGFRQFSLVTPLLQTYKVSRAFKLDWFLKSIILPSAYKKEIKDLDVHPA; encoded by the coding sequence ATGGAGTACTTTGTTGAGAAAGATTCAATTGTGCGGCAGATCTGGGGCAAAGGCGATACCATTCTCTTCATTTTTGCCGGTTCCTCAGCCGAGTTCGCGCTCAACAAAGCTGTGGACTGGCTCTATTTCACCGGCCGCCTGCCCGCTGACCCGCTGGGCCGGCTTTTCTCTACTGTAGCGTACGCCCGGCAGATTGTGTTCTCCACCACAGAAAAAGCCAACAAAGCCATTGACGCCATGGCCCACATTCACGCCGCCGTAGAGGCCAAACGTGGCGCGGCCATCCCTGACTGGGCCTACCGCGATGTGTTGTTCATGCTTATTGACTACTCCATCAGGGCCTATGAAGTACTGGAGCGCACGCTCACGGAGCAGGAGAAAGCCGAGGTCTTTGAGGTCTTTTACCGCGTGGGTCACCGCATGGGCGTTCAAGGCCTGCCCCTCACCTACCCGGCTTGGTGCACCATGCGCGAAGAGCATTTAGCGCAAGACCTGGCCCGCAGCAAATACACCGCAGATTTGTTCCGGCAATACAAGAAACACCTGGGCACACTCCGCTACAAACTGCTGCTGGAGGCGCAGGTGTTGGTGGTGCCAGATTTGGTGAAAAAGCTGTTGGGCTTTAGGCAGTTTTCCCTGGTTACGCCGCTGCTGCAGACCTACAAAGTGAGCCGCGCGTTTAAGCTGGACTGGTTTCTGAAGTCCATCATTCTGCCCTCGGCGTACAAAAAAGAAATCAAAGACCTGGACGTACACCCCGCTTAA
- a CDS encoding IS1 family transposase, with amino-acid sequence MFEVLIKINCPHCQSSKVVKNGKKKNGAQNLLCHSCRKQFQATYQYKGADPATKQLMVRLLERNNGIRDIEALLGVSRKCILDNLCRQGSRLSIAPARRCYESVQIDEVWSYVGRRRKGKYWLLYAYCPETDEVLAYSCGPRSAATVRKLLKKLEKAHIGEYCTDHWRAFAQVIPTEKHKVGKAYTKNIEGVNTCLRARNRRLVRKTTCFSKKKENHDASLNLMFNYRNNQKSKHHTL; translated from the coding sequence ATGTTCGAAGTCCTCATCAAAATAAACTGTCCCCACTGCCAGAGCAGTAAGGTAGTAAAAAACGGAAAGAAAAAGAACGGTGCCCAGAACCTGCTATGCCACAGCTGCAGAAAGCAGTTCCAGGCCACGTACCAGTACAAAGGCGCCGATCCGGCCACAAAGCAGCTAATGGTGCGGCTTTTGGAGCGCAACAACGGCATCCGCGACATAGAGGCGCTGCTGGGGGTGAGCCGCAAGTGCATACTGGACAACCTGTGCCGGCAAGGCAGCCGACTCAGCATCGCACCGGCGCGGCGCTGCTACGAGTCGGTGCAGATAGACGAGGTCTGGAGCTACGTGGGCAGGCGCAGGAAAGGGAAGTACTGGCTTTTGTATGCCTACTGCCCCGAGACGGATGAGGTTTTGGCTTACAGTTGCGGCCCCAGGAGCGCAGCAACTGTGAGGAAGCTGCTCAAGAAGCTGGAGAAAGCACACATTGGAGAATACTGCACCGACCATTGGAGAGCCTTCGCCCAGGTGATACCTACAGAGAAACACAAGGTGGGCAAGGCTTACACAAAAAATATAGAAGGGGTAAATACCTGCCTCAGGGCCAGGAACAGGAGGCTGGTCAGGAAAACGACCTGCTTCTCCAAGAAAAAGGAGAACCATGATGCGAGCTTAAACCTAATGTTCAACTACCGAAACAACCAAAAATCAAAGCATCATACATTGTAA
- the aspA gene encoding aspartate ammonia-lyase: MNTTFRIEHDFLGEREISNNVYYGIQTLRATENFQITGITQATEPLFIQAFAYVKKAAAMANRDLKVLEPRIAEAIIFACDELIAGKYQDQFVTDLIQGGAGTSVNMNANEVIANIGLEYLGHQKGEYQFLHPNNHVNFAQSTNDAYPTALMMALHLKTDFYLTALAGLKKAFAKKGREFAEVLKMGRTQLQDAVPMSLGQEFQAMAHTIGDDILRLREAQRKLCECNMGGTAIGTSINAPEGYPLLCTKYLADISGMPITLAPNLIEATSDMGTYIQLSAMIKRSALKISKLCNDLRLLSSGPRTGLREINLPAMQPGSSIMPGKVNPVIPEVVNQAAFYVMGADVTIGMAAEAGQLQLNVMEPVIAFSLFTSLQYMTNAVNTLREKCVDGITANVEICRTMVMNSIGIVTALNPILGYETCSEIAKEALATGKSIHAIVVLERALIPQSKWDEIYSFENMIHPEFVV, translated from the coding sequence ATGAACACCACCTTCAGAATTGAGCACGACTTTTTAGGCGAACGGGAAATCTCCAACAACGTGTACTACGGCATTCAGACGCTGCGGGCCACCGAGAATTTCCAGATCACGGGCATTACCCAGGCCACGGAGCCGCTGTTCATTCAGGCCTTTGCCTACGTGAAGAAGGCCGCCGCCATGGCCAACCGAGATTTGAAAGTGCTGGAGCCGCGCATTGCAGAGGCCATCATCTTCGCCTGCGACGAGCTCATTGCCGGTAAGTACCAGGACCAATTTGTGACAGATTTGATTCAGGGTGGGGCGGGGACCTCGGTGAACATGAACGCCAACGAGGTCATCGCCAATATTGGCCTGGAATACCTGGGCCACCAGAAGGGCGAGTACCAGTTTTTGCACCCCAACAACCACGTCAACTTCGCGCAGAGCACCAATGATGCCTACCCCACGGCGCTCATGATGGCCCTGCACCTCAAAACCGACTTTTACCTGACGGCTCTGGCAGGTCTTAAAAAAGCCTTCGCCAAAAAAGGCCGTGAATTTGCCGAGGTGCTCAAAATGGGCCGAACGCAACTGCAGGACGCGGTGCCCATGTCGTTGGGGCAGGAGTTTCAGGCCATGGCGCACACCATTGGCGATGACATTCTGCGGCTGCGCGAGGCTCAGCGCAAACTCTGCGAATGCAACATGGGCGGCACCGCCATTGGTACCAGCATCAACGCCCCCGAAGGCTACCCACTGCTCTGCACCAAATATTTAGCCGATATCTCCGGAATGCCCATCACGCTGGCACCCAACCTCATTGAGGCCACCTCAGACATGGGAACCTACATTCAGCTGTCCGCTATGATCAAGCGGAGTGCGCTCAAAATCTCCAAACTCTGCAATGATTTGCGTTTGTTGTCTTCGGGTCCGCGCACCGGTTTGCGGGAAATCAACCTGCCCGCCATGCAGCCCGGCTCTTCTATTATGCCGGGCAAGGTGAACCCCGTGATTCCGGAAGTAGTAAACCAGGCCGCCTTCTACGTGATGGGCGCCGATGTGACCATTGGCATGGCCGCTGAGGCCGGGCAATTGCAGTTGAACGTGATGGAGCCGGTCATCGCCTTCAGTTTGTTCACCTCCCTGCAATACATGACCAACGCGGTGAACACGCTCCGCGAGAAATGCGTTGACGGCATCACCGCCAACGTAGAGATCTGCCGCACCATGGTCATGAACAGCATAGGCATTGTCACGGCTTTAAACCCCATTTTAGGTTATGAAACCTGCTCGGAGATTGCCAAGGAAGCGCTGGCCACGGGCAAATCCATCCATGCCATTGTGGTGCTGGAGCGCGCCCTAATTCCGCAGAGTAAATGGGACGAGATTTATTCATTTGAGAACATGATTCACCCGGAGTTTGTAGTGTAG
- a CDS encoding YdiU family protein encodes MESLQSKEYKKEFVTQFPGDDSGDVKPRQTPGVFYSKAAPTPVKAPKLLAWSEELAQELRIQKPATQAEIDILGGNLVTETMYPYAACYAGHQFGNWAGQLGDGRAITLGEWPAPDGKTYELQLKGAGPTAYSRRADGRAVLRSSVREYLMSEAMHYLGIPTTRALSLVSTGDQVMRDMFYNGNPEFEPGAIVMRVAPSFLRFGSFEMPAARQEIDNLRQLVDWTITNYYPHIQGEDRVIVWFREVVDRTAHLMVEWMRVGFVHGVMNTDNMSILGLTIDYGPFSFVDNYDTQFTPNTTDLPGRRYAFGQQPGIGQWNLGCLASALAPLFPNTEQLVAELEAYETKFMQKYRAMLGNKLGLDAVLEDDVHLLTQLETMLATLQPDMTIFYQLLMTLPEGEQDQAAVVSHFQESLYAELLPKERDMLHDFITAYKARLADNSISKEASQERMQQANPRFILRNYLLSQAIDDLTKGDDQLFNDLQEAIKEPYSNKHDRFFVKRPDWASHKPGSSMLSCSS; translated from the coding sequence ATGGAAAGTTTACAGTCCAAAGAATATAAGAAAGAGTTTGTGACCCAGTTTCCCGGCGATGACAGCGGGGATGTGAAACCCAGGCAGACGCCCGGTGTCTTTTACAGCAAGGCCGCGCCTACGCCCGTGAAAGCGCCCAAATTGTTGGCCTGGTCAGAGGAACTGGCGCAGGAACTGCGCATTCAGAAGCCAGCCACGCAGGCCGAGATTGACATTCTGGGCGGCAACCTGGTCACCGAAACTATGTACCCCTACGCCGCCTGCTACGCCGGGCACCAGTTCGGGAATTGGGCCGGGCAGTTGGGCGATGGTCGCGCGATTACCTTGGGTGAGTGGCCAGCGCCCGACGGCAAGACGTACGAACTGCAACTGAAAGGCGCGGGCCCCACGGCGTATTCCAGGAGGGCAGATGGCCGGGCGGTGCTGCGGTCCAGCGTGCGGGAATATTTGATGAGCGAAGCCATGCATTACCTGGGGATTCCTACCACGCGGGCGCTTAGTTTAGTTTCTACCGGCGACCAGGTCATGCGCGACATGTTCTACAACGGCAACCCCGAGTTCGAGCCGGGCGCTATTGTCATGCGGGTGGCGCCCAGTTTTCTGCGGTTCGGGAGTTTTGAGATGCCCGCCGCCCGGCAGGAAATTGACAACCTGCGCCAACTGGTGGACTGGACCATCACTAACTATTATCCGCACATCCAAGGCGAGGACCGGGTGATTGTCTGGTTCCGGGAGGTGGTGGACCGCACGGCGCATTTGATGGTGGAATGGATGCGCGTGGGCTTTGTGCATGGCGTCATGAACACTGATAACATGTCCATTCTGGGCCTCACCATTGATTACGGTCCGTTTTCATTTGTAGATAACTATGACACCCAGTTCACGCCCAATACCACAGATTTGCCGGGCCGGCGGTACGCCTTCGGACAACAGCCGGGCATTGGGCAGTGGAATTTGGGGTGCCTGGCCAGCGCCCTCGCGCCGCTCTTCCCCAACACTGAGCAGTTGGTGGCCGAACTAGAAGCCTATGAAACCAAGTTCATGCAGAAATACCGCGCCATGTTGGGCAATAAACTGGGCCTGGATGCCGTGCTGGAAGACGATGTGCATTTGCTCACCCAGCTGGAAACCATGCTCGCCACGCTTCAGCCGGACATGACCATTTTCTACCAACTTTTAATGACCCTGCCTGAAGGAGAACAGGACCAGGCTGCGGTGGTGTCCCATTTCCAGGAAAGTCTTTATGCAGAATTGCTACCCAAGGAACGCGACATGCTCCATGACTTCATCACGGCGTACAAAGCCAGGTTAGCCGATAATTCCATCTCTAAAGAGGCTTCCCAGGAACGCATGCAACAGGCTAACCCGCGGTTCATTCTACGCAATTACCTGCTTTCCCAGGCCATAGATGACCTCACCAAAGGCGATGACCAATTATTCAATGATTTACAGGAAGCGATCAAAGAACCTTATTCCAACAAGCATGACCGCTTCTTCGTGAAACGCCCCGACTGGGCCAGCCACAAACCTGGCAGTTCCATGCTTTCTTGTAGTTCTTAA
- a CDS encoding AraC family ligand binding domain-containing protein — protein sequence MIRAYKLYTDAHGDSRFTVGTVADRTLTAATAIQFKETPPGTFYDWHVAPTLQFVLTLCGTLEFTTSTGETFTLRTGDVLLATDTTCKGHKWQMLGSEPWRRAYVLFHSEADMNFIPDEQEA from the coding sequence ATGATACGCGCCTATAAACTGTACACAGACGCCCACGGCGACTCCCGTTTTACTGTGGGTACCGTAGCCGACCGCACCCTCACCGCCGCCACCGCCATTCAGTTCAAGGAGACGCCGCCCGGCACGTTCTATGACTGGCACGTCGCCCCTACGCTTCAGTTTGTGCTCACGCTCTGCGGCACTCTGGAATTCACCACCAGCACCGGCGAGACCTTCACCCTGCGCACCGGCGACGTGCTCCTGGCCACCGACACCACCTGCAAAGGCCACAAATGGCAGATGCTGGGTTCTGAACCCTGGCGCCGGGCCTATGTCTTGTTCCACTCAGAAGCCGACATGAATTTCATACCAGACGAGCAAGAGGCATAA
- the hrpB gene encoding ATP-dependent helicase HrpB has protein sequence MPFNPFTIDLPVREIIPSVREHLAAQNTLIVNAPPGAGKSTLLPLALLDEAWLKGQKIIMLEPRRLAARTIAERLAQLLGQEVGQTVGYRIRFENRTSEKTRLEVVTEGILTRMLHSDNALKGVGLVIFDEFHERSIHADVAMALAREAQATQRPDLRILVMSATLNMPQLTRLLNAPAVVSEGRQYPIDVQYAGETDAELLHEMTDRAVRLALQEKEGDVLVFLPGEQDIRKVEALLRRGLREVAIHPLYGMLPPGKQYAAIMPDRHGKRKVVLATSIAETSLTIEGVTVVVDTGFAKTQRFDPATGLSRLETVRISKDAADQRAGRAGRLGPGTCYRLWTEALHERLAPHRTPEIQEADLAPLVLDMAAWGITDIRALTWLTPPPKAALLHAQETLHQLNALENGRITEHGRTMHALPTHPRLAHMLLAAQETNQLPLATDIAALLEERDPLPREAGIDLNLRIEALRRTRHEGLHQKRFSKIDKIAASYRRLFKIEPENTAVDPYETGLLLANCYPERIAYARPGNNAQFQLANGKYASAGHRDDLAHDPWLAIAHLHAGGEGVGRIFLASPLNPKDLAPLVKQKDVVSWDPEEGELTASRDMRIGNIVLQSKPLPEPDERFLIPAICETIKREGEDWLNFSDEVRQFQSRVFSLRKWHPTEGFPDISTSTLLLTCNEWLSYHLEDVQIGQDLFDIDLLPLLQNMLSKEHKQLLEELAPGTLALPDGHPVELFYPENAQPPVLEVRLQDIFDWESHPTVDGGDVGVALHLLTPDLKPLKVVNSLPYFWQEEYRLMRGSLKARFPKVEWR, from the coding sequence TTGCCTTTCAACCCATTTACCATAGACCTGCCCGTTCGGGAGATTATCCCTTCCGTGCGGGAACACCTTGCCGCCCAGAACACGCTGATTGTGAACGCGCCTCCGGGGGCGGGCAAGAGTACCCTGTTGCCGCTGGCCCTCTTAGACGAGGCCTGGCTTAAGGGGCAGAAAATCATCATGCTGGAACCCCGCCGGCTGGCGGCCCGCACCATTGCCGAACGGCTGGCGCAACTGCTGGGCCAGGAGGTGGGCCAGACTGTGGGCTACCGCATCAGGTTTGAGAACCGCACCTCAGAGAAGACCCGCCTGGAGGTAGTCACCGAGGGCATTCTCACCCGCATGCTGCACTCAGACAACGCGCTGAAGGGTGTAGGCCTGGTTATTTTTGACGAGTTCCATGAGCGCAGCATCCACGCCGATGTGGCCATGGCCCTGGCGCGCGAAGCCCAGGCCACTCAGCGCCCTGACCTCCGCATTCTGGTCATGAGCGCCACCCTCAACATGCCCCAGCTCACCCGCCTGCTTAACGCCCCGGCCGTGGTGAGCGAAGGCCGGCAATACCCCATAGACGTGCAGTACGCCGGCGAGACCGATGCCGAGCTGCTGCACGAGATGACCGACCGCGCCGTGCGCCTGGCCCTGCAAGAGAAAGAGGGCGATGTGCTGGTGTTTCTGCCCGGCGAACAGGACATCAGAAAAGTAGAGGCCCTGCTGCGGCGCGGCCTGCGCGAGGTGGCCATTCACCCGCTGTACGGCATGCTGCCCCCCGGCAAACAGTACGCCGCCATTATGCCAGACCGACACGGCAAGCGCAAAGTGGTGCTGGCTACTTCCATTGCCGAGACCAGCCTCACCATTGAAGGCGTGACCGTGGTGGTAGACACCGGCTTCGCTAAAACCCAGCGTTTTGACCCCGCCACCGGTCTCAGCAGGCTAGAGACGGTGCGCATCTCCAAAGACGCCGCTGACCAACGCGCCGGTCGGGCCGGAAGGTTAGGTCCCGGCACCTGTTACCGCCTCTGGACCGAGGCCCTGCACGAGCGCCTGGCCCCGCACCGCACCCCCGAGATTCAGGAAGCCGACCTGGCCCCGCTGGTGCTGGACATGGCCGCCTGGGGCATCACCGATATCAGGGCGCTCACTTGGCTCACGCCGCCGCCCAAAGCCGCCCTGCTGCACGCCCAGGAAACCTTGCACCAGCTCAACGCCCTGGAGAACGGCCGCATCACGGAGCACGGCCGCACCATGCACGCCCTGCCCACGCACCCGCGCCTGGCCCACATGCTGCTGGCAGCCCAGGAAACAAACCAGCTGCCCCTGGCCACCGATATTGCCGCCCTGCTGGAAGAACGTGACCCACTGCCCCGCGAAGCCGGTATTGACCTGAACCTCCGCATTGAGGCCCTCCGCCGCACCCGCCACGAAGGGCTGCACCAGAAACGCTTTTCCAAGATTGACAAGATTGCCGCCAGTTACCGCCGCCTTTTCAAAATAGAGCCCGAAAACACCGCCGTTGACCCTTACGAAACGGGTTTGCTGCTAGCCAACTGTTATCCTGAGCGCATCGCCTACGCCCGCCCCGGTAACAACGCCCAGTTTCAACTCGCCAACGGTAAGTACGCCAGTGCCGGCCACCGCGATGACCTGGCGCACGACCCCTGGCTGGCCATTGCCCACCTACACGCCGGCGGCGAAGGCGTGGGCCGCATTTTCCTGGCCTCGCCGCTCAACCCCAAAGACCTGGCCCCGCTGGTAAAGCAGAAAGACGTGGTTTCTTGGGACCCCGAGGAAGGCGAACTCACGGCCTCCCGCGACATGCGCATCGGCAACATCGTGCTCCAGAGCAAACCTCTCCCCGAGCCCGACGAGCGTTTCCTGATTCCCGCCATCTGCGAAACCATCAAACGCGAAGGCGAAGACTGGCTTAACTTCTCAGACGAGGTACGGCAGTTCCAGAGCCGTGTATTCAGCTTAAGAAAATGGCACCCCACTGAAGGCTTCCCTGATATCAGCACTTCTACCCTGCTGCTCACCTGCAACGAATGGCTGTCCTACCACCTGGAAGACGTGCAGATTGGCCAGGATTTGTTTGACATTGACCTGCTGCCCCTGCTCCAGAACATGCTTTCTAAAGAGCACAAGCAGTTGTTGGAAGAACTGGCTCCTGGTACTTTGGCATTGCCCGATGGTCACCCGGTAGAACTGTTTTACCCAGAAAACGCCCAGCCGCCGGTACTGGAAGTCAGGCTACAAGATATTTTTGATTGGGAAAGTCACCCTACGGTAGACGGTGGAGATGTAGGCGTGGCGCTGCATTTGCTTACGCCAGATTTGAAACCCTTGAAAGTAGTTAATAGCTTGCCGTATTTCTGGCAGGAGGAATACAGGTTGATGCGCGGTTCTTTGAAAGCTCGGTTTCCGAAGGTGGAATGGCGGTAG
- a CDS encoding STAS-like domain-containing protein — protein MINKLKILDVLGKYTGLRHCSISENSGEEFYHKYLNNAFKDSFSRHIKLEVDLDGVRGYSPSFIDEAFGNLIYDFKLENVKPLLIVKSNDFDYWINNIYNETFTAWEKRRKNNEAPRKTEDHDPWWRIVKHEPKLEIWERASEQC, from the coding sequence ATGATAAATAAACTAAAAATTCTTGATGTATTAGGAAAATACACAGGATTAAGGCATTGTTCTATAAGTGAAAATTCAGGAGAAGAATTTTACCACAAGTACTTAAACAATGCATTCAAAGATTCATTCTCACGACACATAAAGTTAGAAGTTGACTTAGATGGTGTCAGGGGTTATTCACCATCTTTTATAGACGAAGCTTTTGGAAACTTAATTTATGATTTTAAATTAGAAAATGTAAAGCCTCTATTAATCGTAAAATCAAATGACTTTGACTACTGGATAAACAATATATATAATGAAACCTTTACTGCTTGGGAAAAGAGAAGAAAAAACAATGAAGCTCCAAGAAAAACTGAAGACCATGACCCTTGGTGGAGAATTGTAAAACATGAACCTAAATTAGAAATTTGGGAAAGAGCTTCAGAACAATGTTAG
- a CDS encoding GNAT family N-acetyltransferase, with translation MKINHVNTPTDGYFEANEIKAQAGLLTYTSATPQKLVIEHTEVYSAFSGRGVGNALVMAAVAYASEQNIKIHPVCPFAKMLFKKEEPIRDVLFKERLVVG, from the coding sequence ATGAAAATCAACCATGTCAACACGCCCACCGATGGCTACTTTGAAGCCAATGAAATAAAGGCCCAGGCGGGGCTGCTCACCTATACCTCGGCCACTCCGCAAAAGCTTGTGATTGAACATACAGAGGTGTACTCGGCTTTTTCGGGGCGTGGCGTAGGCAATGCCTTGGTCATGGCGGCCGTAGCGTATGCCAGCGAACAAAACATCAAAATTCACCCGGTGTGCCCCTTCGCCAAAATGCTCTTCAAAAAAGAGGAACCTATTAGGGATGTGCTGTTTAAAGAGCGGTTAGTAGTAGGGTGA